The following are from one region of the Mannheimia granulomatis genome:
- a CDS encoding OmpW/AlkL family protein — protein MKKTTLAIILGGALLAGSAMAHQAGDVMFRAGAVHVKANSSSKTTSPVQVDLKVKNNTQLGLTATYMLADNVGIELLGATPFSHKINANVPALAPNSDLGRVVRLRHLPPSLYAQYYFFEPTATVKPYIGAGLNYTRFYHAKSVHPAVTDLNVKKHSFGPVANLGVDVKLTDNIYFNASAWYTRIKTTAKFKTPTVTQDMQHEVKVKLDPVVLFAGFGVKF, from the coding sequence ATGAAAAAAACAACTTTAGCAATTATTTTAGGTGGGGCTTTATTAGCTGGTTCAGCAATGGCTCATCAAGCAGGTGATGTAATGTTCCGTGCCGGTGCTGTGCATGTTAAGGCGAATTCAAGTTCTAAAACAACATCTCCGGTACAGGTTGACTTAAAAGTTAAAAACAACACTCAGTTAGGCTTAACTGCAACTTATATGTTGGCAGATAATGTGGGTATTGAATTATTAGGTGCAACACCATTCTCACATAAAATTAATGCGAATGTTCCGGCATTAGCTCCAAATTCAGACTTAGGTAGAGTAGTCAGATTAAGACACTTACCGCCTAGCTTATACGCTCAATACTATTTCTTTGAGCCAACTGCAACAGTGAAGCCTTATATTGGTGCAGGTTTGAACTATACACGTTTCTACCACGCTAAATCTGTTCATCCGGCAGTAACAGACTTAAATGTTAAAAAGCATTCATTTGGTCCGGTAGCGAACTTAGGGGTAGATGTTAAATTAACTGATAACATTTATTTTAATGCATCGGCTTGGTACACTCGTATCAAAACAACAGCGAAATTTAAGACTCCGACTGTAACTCAGGATATGCAACACGAAGTAAAAGTAAAACTTGATCCTGTTGTATTATTTGCGGGTTTCGGGGTGAAATTTTAA
- a CDS encoding zf-HC2 domain-containing protein, whose product MLNCKETTELISLSCEQKLNFKQQLQLKIHLMICPRCRGFARNAQKVDKLMKAFSSRTESSTLE is encoded by the coding sequence GTGTTAAATTGTAAAGAAACCACCGAGCTGATTTCTCTTTCTTGCGAGCAGAAACTCAATTTTAAACAGCAGTTACAGTTGAAAATTCATTTAATGATATGTCCTCGTTGCCGAGGCTTTGCCCGCAATGCGCAGAAAGTGGATAAGTTGATGAAAGCATTTAGCAGCAGGACAGAGAGTTCAACTTTGGAATAA